In Mercenaria mercenaria strain notata chromosome 13, MADL_Memer_1, whole genome shotgun sequence, a single window of DNA contains:
- the LOC123529694 gene encoding protein FAM72A-like, producing MADFDSSEKNCVNPSFRKEEVYTLECLCCMNSVCDRGMKSFLIADEKIELYSTDQVDRSLVDLTDEKFRTDKCRCQIQNIACLQCGNVVGYHVSMPCRPCLEAQNNGHYWMFYRSATLPYPRLNIAGTDTMLWGDLSQCNEDSICDTYWGECER from the exons ATGGCTGATTTTGACAGTTCAGAAAAAAATTGTGTTAATCCTTCATTTAGAAAAGAAGAAGTTTACACACTGGAATGTTTGTGTTGTATGAATAGCGTTTGTGACAGAGGGATGAAATCATTTCTTATTGCAGACGAAAAGATTGAGTTATATTCTACAGACCAGGTTGACAGAAG tttggTGGATCTTACAGATGAGAAATTCAGAACAGACAAATGTAGATGCCAGATACAAAATATAGCTTGTCTTCAGTG TGGGAATGTTGTAGGCTATCACGTGTCAATGCCATGTCGACCATGTCTTGAAGCTCAGAACAATGGACATTACTGGATGTTTTATAGAAGTGCCACCCTTCCCTATCCAAGACTCAATATTGCAG GTACAGACACAATGTTGTGGGGAGACTTGTCACAGTGTAACGAAGATAGTATTTGTGATACATACTGGGGAGAATGTGAACGATGA